The Candidatus Latescibacterota bacterium sequence CAATTCCTGCACATTGTCGGGAAAACTGTATCCGGCCAGAAGTTTCATCAAGGTATCTGAAAAGCCCTTCACTTTCTTACCGGTCCTGGCCATCTCCTCGCCAAGGAATATCTCGGAGAAAACCGGAATATCATCCACCCTTTCACGCAGGGGCGGTATTCTTATCGAATTGACCATCAGGTGGTATAGAAGATCCCTTGAAAAAGAATCCTTATACTGCGGGCTGGTCAGGTCGTCAGTCGAAGATACGATCATTCTGACATCGACCTTCCTGATCTTCGTCGAATTTTCTCTGTAGAATTCTCCGGTCTGGATCACCCGCTTCAGCCTGACCTGCATGGGAAGGGACAATGCATCGACATTGTTCAAGAAAAGTGTTCCGAGATTCGACTGCTCGAGAAGACCTGAAGCTTCTTCCCTCGACCCGCTCCAGTCTCTCGCCTGTCCGAAAAGAAATGACGGAAATCTCTCCGGATCGTGGCTTTCCGCATCCATCGCCAGAAACGGTTTTTCGCTTCTTTCGCTGGCCCGGTGAATCGCCTTCGCGAGAGCTTCCTTCCCCGTACCACTCTCCCCCCATATGAAGATGGAGAGATCGGTCGAAGCCACCTTCTCGGCCTGATGAAAAAGCTTGATCATCTCAGGATTTCGCGTCGGAAAATGTTGAAAGACCTCTTCGTGATCGAGATCGCGCCTGCTCAACTTATCGGGAAGGTCGCTTAAACTCTGCGTGAGAGCACCCTGCTCGATAGAATTTTCCAGGACCTCAAGGAATTTCTCGTCATCCACAGGTTTGATAAGATAATCGAACGCGCCCATCTTCATCGCCTTTACAGCAAGATCGACATCACTGACACCGGTAAGGATTATTACAGGAGTCTCGATCCCACTGCTTCTCACGTTATTCAATATATCTATCCCGCTGACATTAGGCATATCCATATCGAGGACTATGACATCGAACACTTCACGTTCAAGAAGGGATTTCGCCTCTCGGGAATCATTGAGGACAGTCGTATCGAATACTCCTGTCTGCATCAGAAACACTTTGAAATAGTTCGTCACCGCAATATCATCGTCAATGATAAGCACTTTTCTCGGGTTACTATTATTCATTTCTGACTCTTTCCCCTGCCGGCAGGTATCCGGATAGTGAACTTCGTTCCGACACCAGGTTTACTGGCAACAAATATGGAGCCGCCGTGCTCCTCTATGATCTTATAAGCTATCGCAAGTCCAAGACCGGTCCCTCCCGTGGCACGTTTGGTCGTAAAGAACGGATCGAATATCTGTTTGACAGTATTCTGGTTCATCCCTTTGCCATTGTCCTCGACTTCGATGATAATCACTTCTTTCCCGCTTTTGGTCCTGATTTTGATGATTCCTTTTTCAGCATCAGGCATCGCGTCACTGGCGTTGACGATAAGATTTATCAGAACCTGTTCGACCTTCTGCGAGTTTCCTCTAAATGTGGGCAGATCCGGTTCGAGCTCAAGCTCGATATCCGCTTTCTTGTGTACCTGATTATGCACAAGCCTTGTGCCTGCCTCGATAAGAGTATTGATCTCGACCTTGTCGACCAGAAGGCCATCGTCCTTCCTGACGAAAGTCCTCAACCCCTCGACGATCCCCTTGATCCGCTCCGAGCCATGAGACATGTCGTCTACAAGGATCATAATGTGTTCACGGAAGAAATCGTAGTCCAGTCTCGCGACTTTCAACTCCGGATGAGCCTCATGGTATTCGTCAATGATCGGCAGGATATCATCGAGGGCCTGCTTGATGATCTTGATATTGCCACGGATGAACTGGTTCGGGTTGTTGATCTCGTGACCGATACCACTGACGAGCTGCCCAAGGGAAGCGAGTTTGTCGGCCTGCTGAAGCTGCTGGTCCATAGTCTTCTCAAGAGTGACATCCCTGTAGAACTCAAGGATCCCGTCGACTTCGTGGTCCTTGTTGTAAACAGGAATAGCGTGGACCTGCAGAAAACGGTCCTCGTGTTTCATCGTAAGCATGACCGGCGTCTTTTCCGCAAGGACCCTCTCAAGCCTGCAGTCCTCGCATGCCTTGTCCCTGTGAAAATAACTTTTGTAGCAAAAAGCTCCAGGCTCGATATAGTCCCTGTTCGACATTACGACTTTATGCTTTTTGTCTATCAGGACAACTTCGTCGGGAATGGCCTCGAACATCGCCTCAAGCATCCCCTTCGATTCTTCCCAATTCTTGTTCACTCTGTCCAGGTATGAATTCACCACGCTGAGTTTGCTTTTCTGTCCTTCAAGTTCGGAAGTCCGTGACTCGATCTCATTACTGAGCTTATCGATTCTCCTTGAGTATTCCTCACTCTCTTCCTTTTTCATCGTCAGGATTTCCTTCAGCTGCTTTCTCTCAAGAGCGAGGTTGAGCGTCCGAGCGATCTCGTCCAGCATCTTCTGCTCACCCGGAAGAAGTTCATGCTTCTCATCATGATAGCCGATCCGTATCTCGCCCTCTTCCTCATGGTTGACAAAAAGTTTTGCCGAGATGTAGTTCGCTTCGGGCTTTTGCCCGTACTTTACACCCTGGAATACAGAATAGATGACAGCCTCTTCGGGAAATACCATCCCGGAACTCATTATATCGGGAAACCTGGAAAAGAAATCCTTCACAGATGCGGATACTTCGATAAGTTCAGCAACTTCGTAGATACAGGCGAGTTCCTTGATCCTCTCCTCTTTTTCCCATCCATCGACTTTGCTCATCCCCGCAAGCCTGTTCCTGAAAAACAGGAAGATATCACCGGAATCCGTTTTCACGCATCCGGTCTTCATCGGCAGAGAGCTTGACTCGCCGAGGGCGGGAGTGAAGATAGCAACCCCCCTGATCCCATCACGGGCTTCTCTCATCGCCGACCGGAATGTATCGAGCGAAAAAGGAGTAAGCACTTTCTCGAGATTCAGGTCGGATTTATCCTTATATCCCGCAAAACAGCCCTTGCGGAAAAACGCACTTGTATGGATTATATTCTCATTACCATCTGTGACGAGAAGATAGTCGAAATTCCCCTCGACGAAGGAAAACAGGTCTTCAACTTCGATCTTCATGATGCCTCTTTTCGTCAGCAGGGTCTTTCCGTCATCTTTCGATCAGGATCCAGTCCTTCAGGATCCGGCCTAGCGACGCACTCTGAACCTTTCTGTCCCGACCTCCCTGATCTCTTTCCTGTACTTTTCGCTATGTACAATGGGAAGAGCAATGGGTGATGGCCTCGTCCCGATTTCGGGAACCGAAAGCTTGACCCTGCCCGATTTTATCCTCTTTTCGCCCATATTCCAGTAGAAAGCAGCAAGGTCCCCAAGCTGTTTTTTCACAATCGAGCCAAGCTCTGCGGAAATATCGTCAGAGACATCTATCCCGAAGGCCTCACTGATCTCCCTCAACACCTCTACGCTCGTCATACCTGACGGAGGCTCGACAGCCTTGAAATAGTTGACGACTCTGCCTTCGAAATTGCATCTCGTGCCTTCGGTCTCCAGAAAAGTAGATCCAGGCAGGACAATATCGGCCATCCCGGTTGTTTCCGTCTCGGTCCAGTCCATTACGGCCAGGAATTCCGCGTTCTGGAACCATGAACCGGTCCTTCCCCAGGCCATCGGATCCTCACCCAGGATAAGCGCGCCCTTGATATCTCCGGCTTCCAGCATCTTCGAAAGTTCGCTTCTCGAAATCGCGCCTTCGGTCTCACCGCGATCTTTCGTCCTTCCAGCCGCGAATACAGGGTCAGCACCGGACACTTCAAGCCCCGCGCTGTTAGACAGGAGCCTCGGCAAAAGGATGTCCGCTTTCTTTCCTGCCGCACGAAGCAGTATGACAAGATTCGCGAAAGTCCTCAGATCACCAGGAGCCTGGTCCTGGGGCCTGTCGGAACTGTGAATCACCACGATATGTGAAGCCATACTTATGATCCCGGCAGCTTTTCCGATATTGGAAACGTCTACTCCGGACTGATCGGCGACCTTCGCCTCGGGGAAATCCCTGCCGGCCAGAAATTCGTCGGCACCGCTGGCCGATGCCATGATATCAGCGCTGAAGTAGCCATCATCGATCAACCTCTGAATAATGCCGTTCCAGAGAATCGCGGACCTTCCCCTCATCGGATCCATCGCCAGCGTCGAAAGCAGCTGATCGGCCGGATCCAGAGTGGAATTCGTCACGATTAGCCTTGCTCCGTTCTTGACGGCCTGGATAACTTCTGAAGCCAGAACAAGATGGTCCGATTCCAGGGCGGTGTTGTTACAGATTATCAGGTCTGCCCTGGACAGGCAGCTGCGATCGTCTGTCGATGCTGTCAGGCCCATCGAATCGTCCAGACAACCCGATTCCTTACCGTTGGCCAGTATTGACAATGAGCCGATGTTGCCTGTCCCGATACCTTCCCTTGCTATCCTCCCGGCCAGATACATCTCCTCGCTGGTGGATTCGGGAGAGATAAACACTCCCACGCTACCGGCACCATACTTCTCTGCTATTTTCTTCAACCCATCGACTACTCCCGAACAGGCGTCACCGATGGCGGCCGGAGTCCTGGAGCTGCCGGAACGTACAATCGCTTCCCTGATCCTGTCCTTCTTTATAAATAACTCGTGACCGAATCGTCCGTACCTGCAGAGATACTTGCCGGGCACTCCCGATGAAGTCAGGTAGTATCGATCTCCACCGAACTTTTTCACCTTCACCGTACATGCCAGCGAACAGAACGCGCAGTTGGTCAGTACTTCTTCTAACGCCAGGCTCGCCCTGCCGGGGAATGGATATTTAACGGTCAATGCCGCCGTGGGACATGAGTCGACGCAGTTACCGCAGCTCACACAGTTTGTCTCGACCAGCGGGTCGTTCATCGCGGGGCGCATCTCGGTCTTGAATCCCCTGCCCGTCAGACCCAGCGCCGCGATCGGAAGCACTCTGGCACAGGTCCTTACGCATCTCGCGCATAGCACACACTTGTTGGGATCATAGATGATGTATGGGTGTCTTTCGTCGATCTTGTGTTTTCTGACTTGCCCCTTGTAACGTTCCATATCGACGCCGTATTTCTCAGAATAGATCCTGAGATCACAATCGTCGAACCTTACGCACCCGCAGGAGAGACATCTATCGCATTCGTGAGTATTGTCTTCGTACTCGAATCCGGTGGCCACTTCCTGGAAGCTGTTCCTTCGCTCCTCGACATCGATCTGGTGTATTTCGTGGCGTGGACTTTCTTTTATGTCGCCGAGTTCGGCCTTGCCGGGCTTCGACCAGAATTCCTTGTGAACAGCGAATGGCTTTGCAGGTATTTCTTCGCCCTTCAACCAGGCATCGATACTGCGGGCGGCCCTCTGTCCGTCCCTTATAGCATCGATGACCACCGTCGGGCCGTCATCCGCCGCGTCTCCACCAGCGAACACTCCTTCTATATTCGTTACGCATGTATCGTTATCTATTACAAAAGTATCCCATTTCGTTAGCTCGATCTTTCCACCATCGATTTCTGTAAGCCCGTTCAGCACGGGGGCCTGGCCGATGGAAGGAACAGCGAGATTGCAGGGAAGGTCGAATTCCGAACCTTCCAGGGGCACGGGCCGCCTTCTTCCTGAATCATCGGGCTCGCCAAGCTTCATCCGTTGACATCGAAGAGCCTTCAGCCTGCCTTCTTCGGCAATGATCCCGATCGGCGCGGCCAGCTCCATGATCTCGATGCCTTCCTCGAGACAATCCTCTATTTCCATCCTGTCGGCGGGCATCTCATCCTTCGTCCTTCTATATAGGACGATGACCTTGTCAGCTCCGAGCCTCCAGGCGGTCCTTGCGACGTCCATCGCCGTATTACCGCCACCTACTACTACGACCGTACCACTTACAGGTTCACGGGTAACAGTTTTGTCAGGAAGGAAATCGGCGCCGGTCAGGACACCCTCTGTCTCTTTCTCACCCTCGACCCACATCGGCTTACCTGTCCAGGCACCCGCTCCAAGGAAAAGAGCATCGTGCTTCCCGCGAAGCTCGTCTATCGTTATATCTGTACCGACCCGGACATTGTAATTGATCTCCGCACCGGCCCTGCAAATGAATTCCACTTCCGCGTCAAGAGTCTCGTCGGTAAGCCTGTACTCCGGAATACCGTACCTGAGCATGCCTCCTGAGCGTTCCATCGCCTCATATATAATCGGTTTGTGGCCATTTCTTCCCAGAAACCAGGCCGCCGTCAGACCGGCCGGCCCCGCTCCGATGATCCCCACCGTCTTGCCGGTGGAAGGCTCGCAGGCAGGCTGACCCTCATAAACACCAGGAGCGTCTGTCACAAATCTTTTAACTGCATTGATACCGACAGGAGAATCAACATCCTGACGCCTGCAGACTACTTCACATTTACGGACGCAAACCCTGCCGCATACCGCAGGAAGCGGGTTGGTCTCCCTGATCAGGTCGACTGCCTTCCTGTACTCTCCCATAGCTGAAAGCGCGATATAGCCCTGGGCGTCGACTCCCGCGGGACACCCCTCCATGCAGGGAGATATGCAATCCGCGTAATGGTTTGAGATCAGAAGTTCAAAAGCAGTTTTGCGCGACTCCCTGATCCGCTCGTTATTCGTCTCTACTTCCATTCCCTCGGCAATACGCGTCGAACAGGACGGAACGAGATTCCATCTGCCCTTCACTTCGACGACACAGACGAAACACGAACCATACGGCTCGAGTTCATCGGAGTGACAGAGCGTAGGAATGTCGTCCAGATTGTTTTCCCTCACTACCTCAAGGATAGTCTTTCCGGGAAACGCCTCGATCTCCTGTCCGTTGATCCTGATTTTTATTTTTTCCACGATCACTCCTCAACTCTTGTAAACGGCGTCGAAGTTACAGCTCGAAACACATTTCGCGCACCTCACGCAGATCGAGTTGTCGATGACATGCAGTTTCTTGACCTCGCCGCTGATAGCATCGACCGGGCAATTCTTCGCGCAGAGCGTACACCCGGTACATTTTTCAGCGTCTATAAAGAAGTCGACCAGCGCGTCGCATCCGCCGGCCGGACATTTCTGAGATTTTATATGAGCCTCGTATTCATCGCGGTAGAAACGGATCGTCGAAAGAGCGGGGTTCGGTGCGGACTGACCCAGGCCACAGAGGCTTGCTTCCTTGATCCGTTCGCCCAGTTCGGTCAGTTTCTCTATATCGCCTTCCCTGCCCTCGCCTTTTGTGATCCTGGTGAGGACCTCGAGCATCCGCAATGTTCCGATCCTGCAGAATGTGCATTTTCCACAGGATTCGGCCTGTGTGAATTCGAGAAAGAACCTCGCCATCTCCACCATACAGGCAGTGTCGTCAAGCACTACCATTCCGCCGGAACCCATGATGGCCCCCGTTGCGGGAATCGACTCGAAATCGACCGGTGTATCACTCAGGCTATCGGGGATACATCCTCCTGACGGACCACCCATCTGCACGGCCTTGAACTTTCTTCCCTCTTTGATGCCGCCGCCGATCTTGAAGACCAGATCTTTTATCGAAGTACCCATGGGGACTTCGGCAAGTCCGCCATGAACGACCTTGCCCGCCAGGGCGAAGACCTTGGTCCCCCTGCTCTTTTCCGTACCGTACGCGGCATATGCCGGAGCTCCCTGATCTATGATCCAGGGGATGTTGGCGAAAGTCTCGACATTGTTGTTATTGGTCGGTTTCTTCCAAAGTCCCTTTTCAGCCGGGAAAGGCGGTCTGATCCGCGGCATGCCTCTCTGGCCTTCGATCGAAGCAAACAGAGCGGTCTCCTCACCACAGACGAAAGCCCCTGCGCCCTGCTTGATCTTAAGATCGAAATCGAAGCCTGACCCGAGGATATTCTTGCCGAGATATCCCTTTTCCCTGGCAGCGACTATCGCCAGGTCAAGTCTGTGTATGGCCATGGGATACTCGGCCCTGCAATATATGTAACCGAACGAAGCCCCGATGGCCCGTCCGCAGATAATCATTCCTTCCAGTACCGAATGAGGATCACCCTCCAGTACCGAGCGGTCCATGAATGCCCCAGGGTCACCTTCGTCAGCATTACAGACCACATATTTCGTGTCGGAATCATAAGACGCGGCGAACGACCACTTCAATCCGGTCGGAAAACCTGCCCCCCCCCTGCCTCGCAGGCCGGACTCCTTGACTTCCTCGACGATCTCTTCGGGAGTCATCTCCAGAAGGGCCTTCCTGATACCGCGATACCCGCCGGACTCTTCGTATTCATCTATCGATTCGGGATCGATCGTGCCACAGTTCCTCAGTACGATCCTTGTCTGCGCACTGAGAAATTCCGCCTCGCTTCCGGACGGTTCACCCTCACCATCCAGCGAGTAGACTATGTGTTCGTCCAATCGCTTTCCGTCCCTGACATCTTTTTCGAATATCTCCTCTGCCAACTCGGGAGTGACTCCTCCGTATATCGTTCTCCTGTCACCTTCGCGGACTTCCACAAGTGGTTCCCTGTAGCACATGCCGATGCAACCGGTCCCGGACAATTCGAAGGATCCGGTATTTTTTGACAATAGCTCGCTGAGACGGTCGTACGTGTTCTGCGCTCCGGCAGAAAGCCCGCATGTTCCCATCCCGACAATTACTTTTTTCATCGGAGGACTCCAGTGTTCATTTAGCTCCAGAACTCTATTCCCGATTTCATTCAATTACCTGCAAAAGCAGCAATCCCGGTCAACCTGCCACGGCAGCATCTCCGCACGCGGCTTTACTGCCGGAGATCTTCACTCTTCTACGGAATGCCCTGAGAAGTTTTCTCAGAGATGCCGGCGTAAGCTGGCCGTGTGTCTCGTCATCGATCATGATGACCGGAGCCAGCGAACAGCAGCCGATGCAGGCTACCGTGTTCAGCGTGAACAACCCGTCATCCGTCGTGCCGCCGACCTCTATACCCAGTTCGTCTTCAATAGTCTCTATGATCATCTTCGAACCCGAGACATGACAGGCCGTGCCAGCGCAGGCCCTGATGACATGTTTACCCATAGGTCGAAGCCTGAACTGACTGTAAAAGGTGATGACGCCGTACACTTCCGATTCAGGGATCCCGGTGACACCTGCGATATAATTAATCGCTTTTCGAGGTACATAACCGAAATGATCCTGCGCCGACTGAAGCAACGGGATCAATTCCCCCGGAGCCCCGTCATAGCGCCACAAGCGGTAGCTGAAAGTATCTTCTCTGCCTGCCATGACAATTCCCCCTTCACCGGCATTCGCGCCGGTGTTCGAAGGCCTCTCAAGATACAGGCTGCCTCACACTGTGGAGAGGCAGCCTATCGAACCCAAGGACTCTCTGTAAAAAATTTAACAAACATCAATCTTCTACGAGTTTTATGATCGTCGCCTCACGGACTCTGAGGACCCCTTCGATCTCACTCAATTTTTCCATGATCCTGGGCATACGGCCGACTGCTCCGTGCCCCGTTACCATCCCGACAAGCTTGGTGCCCTCATCGATGACATCGCAGAATACGACGTCGTCGATAAAAAAGACTGTCGTAAAGATCTGCTGTATGGCTTCACTGTCTATATCTACGATGATATAACTCATCGTTCCCGGTCTCTTCTGCGTGACGGTCGACGTCGTGCCCGACTTGACAGTCTTTGCGTATATTTCTATGAACTCGTCGATGTCACGGTCGAGTTTCGGCCTCTCGACCCGGGACATGGACAGGACCTCTACATCATCCATCGCCGCGATCCTGTCGAAAACAGTCTGGATCTCGTCCTGCGAACCGGCCTGGGCGAGAATGATGATATCGAAATCACCCCTGACCGCCTCACAGCTCTGCACGCCTTCCATCTGGTAGAGAGCATTGTATATCTCCATACTTCTGGAAATATCGTCTATCCTGATCGTCAGATATGCGCTGACCGACTCCTTGATCCTCGATACAGGTTCTTCCTCCCCGGACTCGGGAGCCTTCCCTGTCGATCCGGGTGCCAGCTTCTCCAGCGCCTCGACCAGATCCGGTATCTCGAAAGGTTTGTCGAGATATCCGGTATTATGCTCGGACAGGGCTGTCGTTTTGAGAGATTCGTCGCCGAACCCGGTGATGACCAGTACAGGCAGATCTGGATGCTGGACCTTGATCACCTTCAGGATCTTCAGCCCGTCTATATCAGGCATGAAAATATCGGTTACCAGATACTCGTACGCCTGGCCCTTTTCCCTGGCATTCCTTAATTCGTGTATAGCTGAGATGCCATCAGGACACGCAGTCACACTATAATCTTCCTGAGTAAGACCGACGGTAAGATTTCGGCGGATTTCAGCTTCATCATCGATTATCAGTACACGACCTTTCAAGGCAATCCTCCTGTCCTTCCTCATGAGAGAAGACAAAAAATAGAAACCGGCCGCTTCAATAACTGAAACTACCGTTCTACTTCATACTTAAGGTATTATCCTTTTTACATATTGTCAATAATTTTCGCCAAATCTGAAAATTACTGACAACCTCATATTTTACAACAAGATAAACTCAAATAAACCTGCTCCTCACCGGTCCTCGAGAATAAATGTCTTCCCCCCCGTAAAGTCGTTTATCCACAACCGGTTCCAGCTGTCGACCACTCCACGCGTAAGAGAAAATACAGCATCCCCGAACTGACCTCTCATATAGAACGATACATTCCTCGAATCCATTGACGTATCCCCGTACGGGAATGGCTCTTCATGGAGAAGTTCGAATTTCTCCGTGGAAGTATCGAAAAGCATGATCCTGAAAGCGTCCTTACTGTAACTCGTTATCACCATATCAGTTGAATATTCAAATATATTATCGGGCCTTCCTTCCCAGGGAATCTCCCAGATCCCGTCCTGGCCGGACCGGGAAAGCTTCTCCCCCTCAGCGCCTGCCAGCCTTAACGTATTATCACCATGACAAATAACATAGATGTTGCCGCGACATCCCTGAAGCCGCAGAGGCTGGCGGCCCGTCTTCAGATTCCTTGCGCCCCAGGCTGATTTATCCACTATCGTCACATCGTCCGAATCAAAACCCGTCACATATATATTATGTTCATCGAAGGCCAGATCGGTGGCCGTTATTCCCAGAATGATCCTGTGAACGACCCCGCTACTGTCAGGATCGATCACCTGCAGCACGCTGGGATCCTCGTCCTTTTCCCCCGTCTTGACAAGGTAGATCAGGTGTTCTCCACTGTCGTACCTCAGTATCCTCTGAGTGATCTCTCTCTCCACATCCTCGCCGAGTCTCAATCGGTCGTTGATATCGAACATCCTGACCTGATCGCGCATCCTTCCTGCGAACTGTTCCTCTTTTCCCCAGTTGTTCTGGGTGAAATAGAGGATCCCGTCGCGATCCAGCACGATCTCGTGGGCCTGTCTCGGTATCCTTCTGTCGTAGAATTCGAGAGTCCGCCTGTCGATAGTCATTATTCCGTTCTTCGCGCCCCATATATAGACCGTCGGCCAGTATGACTGGTGAGGACCGTACGAAAGATAGATGTCACCTTCAGGACTTTTACAGGCCCTCACCGGATAATCGAAGGGAAGTTCGTGGATATCGAAACTACCGTCCGGCCTGACCTCGGCAAACCTGTCTTCGGAACCGAACACGAGCACATTACCCCTGCATTCGAGGTCGATAAGATCGATGGGTGCCCAGCCTGTGTATATCTTTCCGCTTTCTTCTGTCACAGGGTCCAGCCATGTGACGGCAGCCCCGAAGGTCCCGTTCACAGCGCTGGCTCCCTTCGGAAAATACAACCGCCGGCTTCCAGGATCATAAGCGAGCGTGAACATATGAGGGATGATACCGAGGTCCGTCACCCTCTTAATCAGGCGGCGGCTGGCAAGATCGATCACATCGATCTCTCCATAGGCCCAGCTGGCTATATAAAGGATATCATTCTCCAGATCGACGGCACTTCCATCATTACCAAACGCGGGGACCTTTATCTCCGAAAGTGTTCCTCCACTGCTGAAGTCCACGACATGGACCGAAGCCTGGTTGTCGTAAGGTATGTATACCTCGCCCCGCGATGGATTCCAGATTATGCCGACACCTTCCGTAAAACCGGGCAATTCGACTATAAGATCGTTCTCGCCGTCCATATCGATCCGGGCCGCTGAAACGACCTCTCTCCCACCGGTCTCTATTACGATATACAGATCATGTCCGGCCTCATCATACCCGGCCAGATGCCA is a genomic window containing:
- the nuoE gene encoding NADH-quinone oxidoreductase subunit NuoE — encoded protein: MAGREDTFSYRLWRYDGAPGELIPLLQSAQDHFGYVPRKAINYIAGVTGIPESEVYGVITFYSQFRLRPMGKHVIRACAGTACHVSGSKMIIETIEDELGIEVGGTTDDGLFTLNTVACIGCCSLAPVIMIDDETHGQLTPASLRKLLRAFRRRVKISGSKAACGDAAVAG
- a CDS encoding FAD-dependent oxidoreductase — encoded protein: MEKIKIRINGQEIEAFPGKTILEVVRENNLDDIPTLCHSDELEPYGSCFVCVVEVKGRWNLVPSCSTRIAEGMEVETNNERIRESRKTAFELLISNHYADCISPCMEGCPAGVDAQGYIALSAMGEYRKAVDLIRETNPLPAVCGRVCVRKCEVVCRRQDVDSPVGINAVKRFVTDAPGVYEGQPACEPSTGKTVGIIGAGPAGLTAAWFLGRNGHKPIIYEAMERSGGMLRYGIPEYRLTDETLDAEVEFICRAGAEINYNVRVGTDITIDELRGKHDALFLGAGAWTGKPMWVEGEKETEGVLTGADFLPDKTVTREPVSGTVVVVGGGNTAMDVARTAWRLGADKVIVLYRRTKDEMPADRMEIEDCLEEGIEIMELAAPIGIIAEEGRLKALRCQRMKLGEPDDSGRRRPVPLEGSEFDLPCNLAVPSIGQAPVLNGLTEIDGGKIELTKWDTFVIDNDTCVTNIEGVFAGGDAADDGPTVVIDAIRDGQRAARSIDAWLKGEEIPAKPFAVHKEFWSKPGKAELGDIKESPRHEIHQIDVEERRNSFQEVATGFEYEDNTHECDRCLSCGCVRFDDCDLRIYSEKYGVDMERYKGQVRKHKIDERHPYIIYDPNKCVLCARCVRTCARVLPIAALGLTGRGFKTEMRPAMNDPLVETNCVSCGNCVDSCPTAALTVKYPFPGRASLALEEVLTNCAFCSLACTVKVKKFGGDRYYLTSSGVPGKYLCRYGRFGHELFIKKDRIREAIVRSGSSRTPAAIGDACSGVVDGLKKIAEKYGAGSVGVFISPESTSEEMYLAGRIAREGIGTGNIGSLSILANGKESGCLDDSMGLTASTDDRSCLSRADLIICNNTALESDHLVLASEVIQAVKNGARLIVTNSTLDPADQLLSTLAMDPMRGRSAILWNGIIQRLIDDGYFSADIMASASGADEFLAGRDFPEAKVADQSGVDVSNIGKAAGIISMASHIVVIHSSDRPQDQAPGDLRTFANLVILLRAAGKKADILLPRLLSNSAGLEVSGADPVFAAGRTKDRGETEGAISRSELSKMLEAGDIKGALILGEDPMAWGRTGSWFQNAEFLAVMDWTETETTGMADIVLPGSTFLETEGTRCNFEGRVVNYFKAVEPPSGMTSVEVLREISEAFGIDVSDDISAELGSIVKKQLGDLAAFYWNMGEKRIKSGRVKLSVPEIGTRPSPIALPIVHSEKYRKEIREVGTERFRVRR
- a CDS encoding response regulator, whose protein sequence is MKGRVLIIDDEAEIRRNLTVGLTQEDYSVTACPDGISAIHELRNAREKGQAYEYLVTDIFMPDIDGLKILKVIKVQHPDLPVLVITGFGDESLKTTALSEHNTGYLDKPFEIPDLVEALEKLAPGSTGKAPESGEEEPVSRIKESVSAYLTIRIDDISRSMEIYNALYQMEGVQSCEAVRGDFDIIILAQAGSQDEIQTVFDRIAAMDDVEVLSMSRVERPKLDRDIDEFIEIYAKTVKSGTTSTVTQKRPGTMSYIIVDIDSEAIQQIFTTVFFIDDVVFCDVIDEGTKLVGMVTGHGAVGRMPRIMEKLSEIEGVLRVREATIIKLVED
- a CDS encoding sigma-54 dependent transcriptional regulator, translating into MNNSNPRKVLIIDDDIAVTNYFKVFLMQTGVFDTTVLNDSREAKSLLEREVFDVIVLDMDMPNVSGIDILNNVRSSGIETPVIILTGVSDVDLAVKAMKMGAFDYLIKPVDDEKFLEVLENSIEQGALTQSLSDLPDKLSRRDLDHEEVFQHFPTRNPEMIKLFHQAEKVASTDLSIFIWGESGTGKEALAKAIHRASERSEKPFLAMDAESHDPERFPSFLFGQARDWSGSREEASGLLEQSNLGTLFLNNVDALSLPMQVRLKRVIQTGEFYRENSTKIRKVDVRMIVSSTDDLTSPQYKDSFSRDLLYHLMVNSIRIPPLRERVDDIPVFSEIFLGEEMARTGKKVKGFSDTLMKLLAGYSFPDNVQELRTIVTSALANAETDEITLHDLPMYIRDILEPEGDSDSAHFVVEELRAVIERHVVGTFEYFGKQKEKTADALGISLEEVERLTGDITEDGDDE
- a CDS encoding NADH-quinone oxidoreductase subunit NuoF; the encoded protein is MKKVIVGMGTCGLSAGAQNTYDRLSELLSKNTGSFELSGTGCIGMCYREPLVEVREGDRRTIYGGVTPELAEEIFEKDVRDGKRLDEHIVYSLDGEGEPSGSEAEFLSAQTRIVLRNCGTIDPESIDEYEESGGYRGIRKALLEMTPEEIVEEVKESGLRGRGGAGFPTGLKWSFAASYDSDTKYVVCNADEGDPGAFMDRSVLEGDPHSVLEGMIICGRAIGASFGYIYCRAEYPMAIHRLDLAIVAAREKGYLGKNILGSGFDFDLKIKQGAGAFVCGEETALFASIEGQRGMPRIRPPFPAEKGLWKKPTNNNNVETFANIPWIIDQGAPAYAAYGTEKSRGTKVFALAGKVVHGGLAEVPMGTSIKDLVFKIGGGIKEGRKFKAVQMGGPSGGCIPDSLSDTPVDFESIPATGAIMGSGGMVVLDDTACMVEMARFFLEFTQAESCGKCTFCRIGTLRMLEVLTRITKGEGREGDIEKLTELGERIKEASLCGLGQSAPNPALSTIRFYRDEYEAHIKSQKCPAGGCDALVDFFIDAEKCTGCTLCAKNCPVDAISGEVKKLHVIDNSICVRCAKCVSSCNFDAVYKS
- a CDS encoding ATP-binding protein, which codes for MKIEVEDLFSFVEGNFDYLLVTDGNENIIHTSAFFRKGCFAGYKDKSDLNLEKVLTPFSLDTFRSAMREARDGIRGVAIFTPALGESSSLPMKTGCVKTDSGDIFLFFRNRLAGMSKVDGWEKEERIKELACIYEVAELIEVSASVKDFFSRFPDIMSSGMVFPEEAVIYSVFQGVKYGQKPEANYISAKLFVNHEEEGEIRIGYHDEKHELLPGEQKMLDEIARTLNLALERKQLKEILTMKKEESEEYSRRIDKLSNEIESRTSELEGQKSKLSVVNSYLDRVNKNWEESKGMLEAMFEAIPDEVVLIDKKHKVVMSNRDYIEPGAFCYKSYFHRDKACEDCRLERVLAEKTPVMLTMKHEDRFLQVHAIPVYNKDHEVDGILEFYRDVTLEKTMDQQLQQADKLASLGQLVSGIGHEINNPNQFIRGNIKIIKQALDDILPIIDEYHEAHPELKVARLDYDFFREHIMILVDDMSHGSERIKGIVEGLRTFVRKDDGLLVDKVEINTLIEAGTRLVHNQVHKKADIELELEPDLPTFRGNSQKVEQVLINLIVNASDAMPDAEKGIIKIRTKSGKEVIIIEVEDNGKGMNQNTVKQIFDPFFTTKRATGGTGLGLAIAYKIIEEHGGSIFVASKPGVGTKFTIRIPAGRGKSQK